One part of the Candida albicans SC5314 chromosome R, complete sequence genome encodes these proteins:
- the ELF1 gene encoding Elf1p (Putative mRNA export protein; Walker A and B (ATP/GTP binding) motifs; required for wild-type morphology, growth; expressed in hyphal, pseudohyphal, and yeast form; Hap43-induced; Spider and flow model biofilm induced), translating to MSKSFDDFIKQQKQQQSKPKGFGYRNNNQGGYNYNQAYGNVPTFQPGNQQFQYQGGYNQGFNQQQYQYQGQGYNNQGYNSNNRYNNSNNYNYNNNTNQSSTISTPVDSLPTSGRSTPNPNASTTSLTSLNTALAKLNVSNIPFEENLSNIEKAGKIAEIRPEVETIVKIIDEQEDLSIINEWKLNEILKSLLKPKSPALVKEGALLIIQQLATKFGGQTPKEAYLLQFLSTAYDMFTDKDKNVVKAAKSATDALFGIYPVEALGSIVLDEYLTIFKSGAKWNSKVAALVNFDKLIDDVPADILEMKFIDVVPVLTDLSTDFKPELAKAGLSTLKKFVKVLDNLDLQNKYDLIVDTLADPKKVTDCIKNLSSVTFVAEVTEPALSLLVPILDKSLKMSSSSNEQLRQTVMVTENLTRLVNNKREIEQFIPILLPGVEKVVNNASLPEVRELAGKALKVLKDAENEQTDGKFHGRITLEQAEKFYTEDIPDEQHQQPVQLLKDDILKKYLATVLQIDAHVNDWKRLQEYLMMATNNNETYSQLVVTHVKNLFNPESAADNENDDGAVVIVDADFSLAYGTRMLLNKTKLRLLKGHRYGLCGRNGAGKSTLMRAISKGQLEGFPTADELKTCFVEHKLQGSEADMDLVSFIGSDPELANVGREEIEQALKDVGFPDERLQQQVGSLSGGWKMKLELARAMLMKADVLLLDEPTNHLDVANVKWLQDYLVENTEITSLIVSHDSGFLDAVCTDIIHYENKKLAYYKGNLSEFVKIKPEGKSYYTLTDSNVKMAFPPPGILTGVKSNTRAVARMSNVTFAYPGADKPSLKNVSCSLSLSSRVAILGPNGAGKSTLIKLLTAELVPQEGKVEKHPNLRIGYIAQHALQHVEQHKEKTANQYLQWRYRFGDDREVLLKESRKVSDEEQEMMKKEIDIGDGRGKRAIEALVGRQKLKKSFQYEVKWKYWLPKYNSWVPKEVLLEHGFDKLIQKFDDHEASREGLGYRELTPSVIRKHFEDVGLDGDIADHTPMGSLSGGQLVKVVIAGAMWNNPHLLVLDEPTNYLDRDSLGGLAMAIREWNGGVVMISHNNEFVGALCPEQWHVENGEVIQKGTVAVDAKRFEDQGGDEASSSKEGTPVPEPVKKRADDDDSPANIKVRTRKKKMTRNEKKAQAERRRLRYIEWLSSPKGTPKPVDTDDEED from the coding sequence ATGTCCAAGTCTTTTGACGATTTTATAAAACAGCAgaagcaacaacaatccAAACCTAAAGGGTTTGGTTATAGAAATAACAATCAAGGAGGCTACAATTATAATCAAGCATATGGCAATGTACCTACGTTTCAACCTggaaatcaacaatttcaatatcaagGAGGATATAACCAAGGattcaatcaacaacaataccaaTATCAAGGACAAGGGTACAACAATCAAGGTTATAATTCCAATAATAGATATAACAACAGTAACAACTATaactataataataacactAACCAAAGTTCCACCATTTCAACTCCAGTAGACTCATTACCTACAAGTGGAAGAAGTACTCCTAATCCGAATGCATCAACCACTTCATTAACATCATTGAATACTGCTCTTGCTAAATTAAATGTTTCCAATATTccatttgaagaaaatttgaGTAATATTGAGAAAGCCGGTAAGATAGCTGAGATTAGACCCGAAGTGGAAACCATTGTTAAGATAATtgatgaacaagaagatttatcgattattaatgaatggaaattgaatgaaattttgaaatctttaTTGAAACCTAAAAGTCCTGCATTAGTTAAAGAAGGAGCTTTATTAATCATTCAACAATTGGCAACTAAATTTGGTGGTCAAACCCCCAAAGAAGCTTATTTATTACAGTTTTTAAGTACTGCTTATGATATGTTTACtgataaagataaaaatgTTGTTAAAGCTGCTAAATCTGCTACTGATGCATTATTTGGAATTTACCCTGTGGAAGCATTAGGATCAATTGTATTAGATGAATATTTAactattttcaaatcaggGGCTAAATGGAATTCTAAAGTTGCTGCATTAgtcaattttgataaattaattgatgatgttcCGGCAGATATTttagaaatgaaatttattgatgttgTTCCGGTATTGACTGATTTATCTACTGATTTCAAACCAGAATTGGCTAAAGCCGGTCTTTcaactttgaaaaaatttgttaaagttttagataatttggatttacaaaacaaatatgatttgattgttgacACTTTAGCTGATCCCAAAAAAGTTACTGATTgtatcaaaaatttatcatcagTGACTTTTGTTGCTGAAGTCACCGAACCagcattatcattattagtCCCCATTTTAgataaatcattgaaaatgtcatcatcatcaaatgaGCAATTGAGACAAACAGTTATGGTGACAGAAAATTTAACCCGATTGgtcaataataaaagagaaattgaacaatttattCCAATTTTGTTACCTGGGGTGGAAAAAGTTGTTAACAATGCTTCATTACCAGAAGTTAGAGAATTGGCCGGTAAGGCTTTGAAAGTTTTGAAAGATGCTGAAAATGAACAAACTGATGGTAAATTCCATGGAAGAATTACTCTTGAACAAGCAGAAAAATTTTACACTGAAGATATTCCTGAtgaacaacatcaacaaccagttcaattgttaaaagatgatattttgaagaaatatttgGCTACCGTGTTACAAATCGATGCTCATGTCAATGATTGGAAACGTTTACAAGAATATTTGATGATGGCTACTAATAACAATGAAACTTACTCACAATTAGTAGTTACTCATGTCAAGAATTTATTTAACCCTGAATCAGCTGCAGATAATGAGAATGACGATGGTgctgttgttattgttgacGCCGATTTCTCATTAGCCTATGGTACTCGTATGTTATTgaacaaaaccaaattaAGATTATTGAAAGGACATAGATACGGGTTATGTGGTAGAAATGGTGCTGGTAAATCAACTTTAATGAGAGCCATTTCTAAAGGTCAATTAGAAGGTTTCCCAACTgctgatgaattgaaaacatGTTTTGTTGAACATAAATTACAAGGATCTGAAGCTGATATGGATTTAGTTAGTTTTATTGGTCTGGATCCAGAATTAGCCAATGTTGGTcgtgaagaaattgaacaagCTTTGAAAGATGTTGGTTTCCCCGATGAAAgattacaacaacaagtagGATCATTATCTGGTGGttggaaaatgaaattagaaTTGGCCAGAGCCATGTTGATGAAAGCTgatgttttattattggatGAACCTACAAATCATTTGGATGTTGCTAATGTCAAATGGTTACAAGATTATTTAGTGGAGAATACTGAAATCActtcattaattgtttCTCATGATTCTGGATTTTTGGATGCTGTTTGTACTGATATTATTCATtatgaaaacaaaaagttgGCTTATTATAAAGGTAATTTATCTGAATTTGTTAAAATCAAACCTGAAGGTAAATCTTATTATACATTAACTGATTCAAATGTTAAAATGGCATTCCCACCACCAGGGATTTTGACAGGTGTCAAATCAAACACTAGAGCTGTTGCACGTATGTCCAATGTTACATTTGCTTATCCAGGTGCCGATAAACCATCTTTAAAGAATGTTTCAtgttcattatcattatcatcaagaGTTGCTATCTTGGGTCCAAATGGTGCTGGTAAATCTACtttgattaaattattaactGCAGAATTAGTACCACAAGAAGGTAAAGTTGAGAAACATCCAAATTTAAGAATTGGTTACATTGCTCAACATGCATTACAACATGTTGAACAACACAAGGAGAAAACTGCTAATCAATATTTACAATGGCGTTATAGATTTGGTGATGATCGTGAAgttttattgaaagaaaGTAGAAAAGTTTCTGatgaagaacaagaaatgatgaaaaaagaaattgatattggtgATGGTAGAGGTAAACGTGCCATTGAAGCATTAGTTGGTAgacaaaaattgaaaaaatcattcCAATATGAAGTGAAATGGAAATATTGGTTACCTAAATATAATTCTTGGGTACCAAAAGAAGTTTTACTTGAACAtggatttgataaattgattcaaaaattcGATGATCATGAAGCTTCAAGAGAAGGGTTAGGATATAGAGAATTAACTCCATCAGTGATTCGTAAACATTTTGAAGATGTTGGATTGGATGGAGATATTGCTGATCATACCCCAATGGGATCATTATCTGGTGGTCAATTAGTCAAAGTGGTTATTGCTGGTGCTATGTGGAATAATCCTCATTTATTGGTGTTGGATGAACCAACGAATTATCTTGATCGTGATTCATTAGGTGGATTAGCTATGGCAATTAGAGAATGGAATGGTGGGGTAGTTATGATCTCACATAATAATGAGTTTGTTGGAGCATTATGTCCCGAACAATGGCATGTGGAAAATGGTGAAGTGATTCAAAAGGGAACCGTTGCTGTTGATGCTAAAAGATTTGAAGATCAAGGTGGTGATGAAGcatcttcttctaaagAAGGTACACCTGTGCCAGAACCAGTTAAAAAGAGagctgatgatgatgattctCCTGCTAATATTAAAGTaagaacaagaaagaagaaaatgaccagaaatgaaaagaaagctCAAGcagaaagaagaagattaaGATATATTGAATGGTTAAGTTCACCTAAAGGTACACCAAAACCAGTAGAtactgatgatgaagaagattaG
- the PRE8 gene encoding proteasome core particle subunit alpha 2 (Putative alpha-2_sc subunit of proteasome; macrophage-induced protein; regulated by Gcn2p and Gcn4p; transcription is positively regulated by Tbf1p; stationary phase enriched protein), giving the protein MADRYSFSLTTFSPSGKLVQIEYALNAVRQGVTAIGIKCGNGVVLATERKANSPLIRNDTNIKVEYITPNIGMTYSGMGPDFRVLVDRARKLAHTNYKRIYNEYPPVKIMVQEIAKVMQESTQSGGIRPFGVSLLVGGYDESNEGKFQLYQVDPSGSYFPWKATAIGKSSNSAKTFLEKRWNDNLQLEDGIHVALLALKECIDGELNGDNLDIAIISDPQEQLLGFKGTDIPGPRFKKLSPEEINDTLDSL; this is encoded by the exons ATGGCTGATAgatattctttttcattgacCACATTTTCACCAAG TGGTAAATTGgttcaaattgaatatgCATTAAATGCGGTCAGACAAGGGGTTACTGCCATTGGTATTAAATGTGGCAATGGAGTAGTATTAGCCACTGAACGTAAAGCCAATTCCCCATTAATTAGAAATGACACCAACATTAAAGTTGAATATATTACACCTAATATTGGTATGACATATAGTGGGATGGGACCAGATTTCCGAGTATTAGTTGATAGAGCACGTAAATTAGCTCACACTAATTATAAACGGATATATAATGAATACCCACCGGTGAAAATCATGGTACAAGAAATTGCTAAAGTGATGCAAGAAAGTACACAATCAGGAGGGATTCGACCATTTGGAGTATCATTATTAGTTGGAGGATATGATGAATCAAATGAAGggaaatttcaattatatcaaGTTGATCCTAGTGGAAGTTATTTCCCTTGGAAAGCTACTGCTATTGGTAAATCTTCTAATCTGGCTAAAacatttttggaaaaaagatggaatgataatttacaattggAAGATGGTATTCATGTGGCATTATTGGCATTAAAAGAATGTATTGATGGAGAATTAAATGGAGATAATTTGGATATTGCTATTATTAGTGATCCTCAAGAACAATTGTTAGGATTTAAAGGTACTGATATTCCTGGTCCaagatttaaaaaattatctcCTGAAGAAATAAATGATACTTTAGACTCGTTATAA
- a CDS encoding uncharacterized protein (Predicted membrane transporter; member of the drug:proton antiporter (14 spanner) (DHA2) family, major facilitator superfamily (MFS); Spider biofilm induced): MSLDYTKDRKTTITFDEKQLPGTPPESITTLTDLNNNNNNNNDKSKDHEIKPQELADKLSDAHSNLLPKSQIIIILSTLALASIVSFMDQTGITVGLSEIGKDLNAQQSINWAGSASLLANTVCQVLFGRMSDIFGRKNVIMTCLMILVIGDIACSVARNGIEFFVFRALAGIGNGGVSSLSMVILSDIVSLKDRGKYQGILGASVGIGNAIGPFIMGAFIKKSSWRSYYYFLAPLGFVVNVILYFCLKNNKKLNDVISRKEKFMSLDYTGILAATASLTLILIPLNGGGSTYSWDSNIVIIMFTVGGVLLIVFLGIEWKFAKLPMIPLRLFKSPSLCLLYLATFCFGATYFSFTYYMPYHFQMIKGKDEIGTAIFLLPLVLMQALSSIICGRIISFTGHYFYVVQAGYLLWLLSVCLLILWKKTLPDGIHILILFIMGTGVGAAFQPSMVAVQANCKKAERAVAISTRNVLRSLGGTVGIAIGSTIVSNSVLKELKPLNSSNSNLSPETINYIKGHIYEKIPLTNLNNQQINEIKDIYTAALRNYYYFLIPLMAICVITAMFVKDNGLKALDEQTPIDTKDFIERKKDLESSASSMTVKCENV, encoded by the coding sequence ATGAGTTTAGACTACACTAAAGATAGAAAAACTACTATTacatttgatgaaaaacaaCTACCTGGAACACCACCAGAAAGTATTACCACCTTAACTGAtcttaacaacaacaacaacaacaacaatgataAATCCAAAGATCATGAAATTAAACCACAAGAATTAGCTGATAAATTAAGTGATGCTCATAGTAATCTTTTGCCAAAATCacaaatcattattattttactGACATTAGCTTTAGCTAGTATTGTTTCATTTATGGATCAAACTGGTATTACCGTAGGATTATCGGAAATTGGTAAAGATTTAAATGCtcaacaatcaatcaattgggCCGGTTCAGCATCATTATTGGCTAATACGGTTTGTCAAGTATTATTTGGTCGTATGAGTGATATTTTCGGTCGGAAAAATGTCATTATGACATGTCTTATGATTTTAGTCATTGGTGATATTGCTTGTTCTGTTGCTCGTAAcggaattgaattttttgtgTTTAGAGCATTAGCCGGTATAGGAAATGGAGGagtttcatcattatcaatggTTATTCTTAGTGATATTGTTTCATTAAAAGATCGTGGGAAATATCAAGGTATATTGGGAGCTTCCGTTGGTATAGGTAATGCTATTGGACCATTTATTATGGGGGCTTTCATTAAAAAAAGTAGTTGGAgaagttattattattttttggcACCTTTAGGGTTTGTTGTTAATGtcatattatatttttgtcttaaaaataataagaaattaaatgatgTTATATCTcgtaaagaaaaatttatgaGTCTTGATTATACGGGGATTTTGGCAGCTACTGCAAGTTTaacattaattttaattccattaaatggtggtggttcAACTTATTCTTGGGATAGTAATatagttattattatgtttACCGTTGGTGGagtattattaattgtatTTTTGGGAATTGAATGGAAATTTGCTAAATTACCCATGATCCCATTACGACTTTTCAAAAGTCCATCactttgtttattatatttagctactttttgttttggtgCTACTTATTTTAGTTTCACTTATTATATGCCATATCATTTCCAAATGATTAAAGGTAAAGATGAAATCGGTACTGCTATTTTCTTATTACCTTTGGTATTAATGCAAGCCCTTTCATCGATTATTTGTGGTCGAATCATTAGTTTTACTGGTCATTATTTCTATGTTGTTCAAGCGGGATATTTACTTTGGTTATTAagtgtttgtttattaatattatggAAAAAAACTTTACCTGATGGTATccatattttaattttgtttattatgGGTACTGGAGTCGGAGCCGCTTTCCAACCATCAATGGTCGCCGTACAAGCCAATTGTAAAAAAGCTGAAAGAGCCGTTGCTATATCTACAAGAAACGTATTAAGATCATTAGGTGGTACCGTGGGTATTGCTATTGGATCCACTATTGTTAGTAATTCCgttttaaaagaattgaaaccCCTTAATAGttccaattcaaatttgtcACCGgaaacaattaattatattaaaGGTCATATTTATGAAAAAATCCCATTgacaaatttgaataatcaacaaattaatgaaattaaagataTTTATACTGCAGCATtaagaaattattattatttcttgatCCCATTAATGGCTATTTGTGTTATTACGGCCATGTTTGTTAAAGATAATGGATTGAAAGCTTTAGATGAACAAACTCCAATCGATACTAAAGATTTCATTGAACGCAAAAAAGATCTTGAATCTTCTGCTTCTTCAATGACTGTTAAATGTGAGAATGTTTAA
- a CDS encoding uncharacterized protein (Protein with a nischarin related domain and leucine rich repeats; Spider biofilm induced), with translation MGIFSSLDASIDGDEYIQKLATYIRKNEESLANGLLCFSKIQENQPSLSKIKPLRLSFTMHHLYYITERISRSSLDVDVGPLNIKSDNPNHEPTFISFMANKSRSSNRHFDSDNRSITSIDSVRSIVSNASFYWRSFRVSKDPKVINKDIKYLYSSFTKIPCLIFNPKTKINTISSYEEYPCDTSVPIQMFKNLQVLEIIEYDPNEIFGWHILSEQLRILIIRKANITSVEEVMFQLVDDDALGRQSFNSTSSSLSSSSFSSAGISRANTITANSTIPENASFYSNHNKFRPKKTYTTNNGLERINSRHSTGKNKATSSSSSTSRDTRWSLLKQLTISETSISSVNRQSFKNLTNLVKLNLSSNLLESVPEGLEQLTNLRYLNLADNKITNLKGVENIISLIKLDIRKNPIKNLQPLIKLATKTQYQVYISSASTSSSSSSSSSIPIDSMRLLELEIGLRQKVKKHQSLSQNVISTSSSEMKLSSITTSKPNHEANNNTTTTTTTTTNFDPNPNHNHNNSIDKSITTKPTTTTTNTKNQNSTTNINHSPSLKSISISTDNNISSDKGIVSKPTTTTSSTTTPSTTSTTTPTMAKSPRFSSQFMHHLNDSNSSIPSNNSIKRSTTSSTLIDHEHNNNHSDGTSNSNSNSNNNGSSNSNSNGNSNGNSNGNSNGNSNGNSNNNNNNNNGAAPNIVTTVQVTVHMSS, from the coding sequence atgggAATATTTAGTAGTCTAGATGCCTCCATAGATGGAGATgaatatattcaaaaattagCAACTTATATTCGTAAAAATGAGGAATCATTAGCCAATGGATTATTATGTTTTAGTaaaattcaagaaaatcaaCCTAGTTTGAGTAAGATCAAACCATTACGATTAAGTTTCACCATGCatcatttatattatattactGAAAGAATCAGTCGATCTTCATTGgatgttgatgttggtCCTTTGAATATTAAATCAGATAATCCTAATCATGAACCAACATTTATATCATTCATGGCCAATAAATCTAGATCATCGAATCGTCACTTTGATAGTGATAATAGATCCATAACTTCAATAGATTCAGTTAGATCGATTGTTTCCAATGCATCATTTTATTGGCGTTCATTTAGAGTTAGTAAAGATCCTAAAGTCATTAATAAAgatataaaatatttatattcatcatttacaaaaattccttgtttaattttcaatcccaaaacaaaaataaatactATCAGTTCTTATGAAGAATATCCTTGTGATACTTCTGTGCCAATTCAAatgtttaaaaatttacaagTTTTAGAAATTATAGAGTATGATcctaatgaaatttttggtTGGCATATTTTAAGTGAACAATTACGAATTTTGATTATCAGAAAAGCAAATATTACCAGTGTTGAAGAAGTAATGTTCCAATTGGTTGACGATGATGCATTAGGTAGACAAAGTTTTAATTCCACATCCTCATCATTatcctcatcatcatttagTTCTGCTGGTATTAGCCGTGCTAATACTATCACAGCAAATTCTACTATCCCTGAAAATGCATCATTTTATAGTAATCATAATAAATTTAGACCTAAAAAAACTTACACCACCAATAATGGATTAGAAAGAATAAATTCTCGTCATAGTACCGGGAAAAATAAAGCTAcctcatcttcttcatcgaCTTCACGAGACACACGATGGtcattattgaaacaattgacAATTTCAGAGACTTCAATATCGAGTGTTAATCGAcaatcatttaaaaatttaaccaatttagtgaaattgaatttatcaaGTAATTTACTTGAATCAGTTCCTGAAGGTTTAGAACAATTGACAAATCTTcgatatttgaatttagcagataataaaataacCAATTTAAAAGGTGTGgaaaatataatttcattaataaaactTGATATAAGGAAAAATCCCATTAAGAATTTACAACCATTAATTAAACTTGCAACAAAGACTCAATATCaagtatatatatcttCAGCATCgacttcatcatcatcatcatcatcatcatctatTCCTATAGATTCTATGAGATTATtagaattggaaattggATTACGTcaaaaagttaaaaaaCATCAATCATTATCACAAAATGTCATATCTACTAGTTCACTGGAAATGAAACTACTGTCAATTACCACCTCTAAACCAAATCATGAAGCCAATAACAATACgaccacaaccacaaccacaaccacgAATTTTGATCCTAATCCtaatcataatcataaCAATTCCATAGATAAATCAATCACTACAAAACCTacaacgacaacaacaaatactaAGAATCAAAACTCAACCACCAATATAAATCATAGTCCTTCTTTGAAACTGATACTGATACTGACAGATAACAATATTTCTTCTGATAAAGGAATTGTTTCCAAACCCACTACTACAACATCCAGTACGACCACACCCAGTACGACCAGTACGACAACCCCCACTATGGCAAAAAGTCCTAGATTTTCACTGCAATTCATGCatcatttaaatgattcaaaTAGTTCAATTCcttcaaataattcaattaaacgATCAACTACTTCTTCAACATTAATTGATCATGAACATAATAACAATCATAGTGATGGTACTAGTAACAGTAACAGTAACAGTAACAATAACGGTAGCAGTAACAGTAACAGTAATGGTAACAGTAATGGTAACAGTAATGGTAACAGTAATGGYAACAGTAATGGCaacagtaataataataataataataataatggtgcTGCTCCGAATATTGTTACTACAGTTCAAGTTACTGTTCATATGAGTTCATAA